A genomic window from Pseudomonadota bacterium includes:
- a CDS encoding DUF4129 domain-containing protein produces the protein MLRRRARGAAGARRGARSWRRAHPATRVYRRALRELARAGVARGEGVTPSELALRLVRARHPAAPLVDELTRCYYAARFGRAGLGAPQAQQLQTLLARLRRSLRARRGGSG, from the coding sequence TTGCTCCGACGGCGCGCCAGAGGCGCTGCTGGGGCGCGGCGCGGCGCCCGCTCCTGGCGGCGCGCGCATCCGGCGACGCGCGTCTATCGCCGCGCCCTGCGGGAGCTCGCGCGCGCGGGCGTCGCCCGCGGGGAGGGCGTGACGCCGAGCGAGCTGGCGTTGCGCTTGGTGCGCGCCAGACACCCCGCGGCGCCCCTGGTCGACGAGCTGACGCGCTGCTACTATGCGGCCCGCTTTGGTCGCGCCGGCCTTGGCGCACCGCAGGCCCAGCAGCTCCAGACGCTGCTGGCGCGGTTGCGCCGCTCGCTGCGGGCCAGACGGGGAGGTTCAGGGTGA